One Glycine max cultivar Williams 82 chromosome 3, Glycine_max_v4.0, whole genome shotgun sequence DNA window includes the following coding sequences:
- the LOC100786301 gene encoding uncharacterized protein, with product MKEKSQNRERKKTEQHSMASRKGFLSKVSSMFASSSTDLEPKSTDGDLELDEADVFNWNMSNDNNNKNTVTESKKRPRSGKKKKVEGGGGKVNPVASSSMPVAIPDWSKILKEDFKEHEKRDFVSDDDDDHDDDRREPVPPHEYLARTREASHSVQEGKGRTLKGRDLRSVRNSIWKKLGFED from the coding sequence atgaaagaaaaatcgcaaaacagagagagaaagaaaacagAGCAACATTCAATGGCGTCTAGGAAGGGCTTCCTTTCGAAAGTGAGTTCCATGTTTGCATCATCAAGCACCGATTTGGAGCCCAAATCCACAGATGGTGACTTGGAATTGGATGAAGCTGACGTGTTCAACTGGAACATGTCcaatgacaacaacaacaagaacactgTGACAGAGTCGAAGAAGAGGCCACGATCTGGTAAGAAGAAAAAGGTGGAGGGTGGTGGTGGCAAAGTGAACCCTGTGGCCTCGTCCTCAATGCCAGTGGCTATTCCTGATTGGTCCAAGATTCTGAAGGAGGACTTCAAGGAGCACGAGAAGAGAGACTTTGTTAGTGACGACGACGATGATCATGACGACGATCGTAGAGAACCAGTGCCTCCTCATGAGTATCTTGCTAGAACCAGAGAAGCTTCTCACTCAGTTCAAGAAGGGAAAGGAAGGACCCTCAAGGGTAGGGACTTGCGCAGTGTCAGAAATTCCATTTGGAAGAAATTGGGGTTTGAAGATTGA